In the genome of Limanda limanda chromosome 15, fLimLim1.1, whole genome shotgun sequence, one region contains:
- the LOC133020537 gene encoding bifunctional 3'-phosphoadenosine 5'-phosphosulfate synthase 2-like: MSGVKKPRTDLNRSTNVSYQAHHVSRSKRGQVVGTRGGFRGCTIWLTGLSGAGKTTISFALEEYLLSHAIPCYSLDGDNIRHGLNKNLGFSAEDREENIRRVAEVAKLFADAGLVCITSFISPFAKDRAEARKIHLAAGLPFFEVFIHASLEVCEGRDVKGLYKKARAGEIKGFTGIDSNYEPPDAPELVLKTGELSVNECLRHVLDLLKEQSIVPSEFMEEVNELFVTENKLSLAVADASMLPTISITKLDLQWVQVLAEGWASPLKGFMTEREFLQVLHFGSLLDDGTINLSVPIVLPVSTEVKQELDGCAAVALEYQGLRVAILRKPEFYVHRKEERCARQWGTTCPQHPYIKMVMEGGDWLVGGHLEVMERIKWNDGLDQYRLTPQELKQRFKEMKADAVFAFQLRNPVHNGHALLMQDTKRRLLERGYKNPVLLLHPLGGWTKDDDVPLDWRMKQHAAVLEEGVLDPANTIVAIFPSPMMYAGPTEVQWHCRSRMIAGANFYIVGRDPAGMPHPETKQDLYEPTHGSKVLTMAPGLTSVEIIPFRVAAYNKTKKAMDFYDKERHAEFEFISGTKMRSLARSGVNPPEGFMAPRAWKVLVDYYTSLHKDK; the protein is encoded by the exons ATGTCCGGAGTGAAGAAGCCTCGCACG GACCTCAACAGGTCAACCAACGTGTCGTACCAGGCCCACCATGTCAGTCGGAGCAAGAGGGGGCAGGTTGTGGGCACCAGGGGCGGCTTCAGAGGCTGCACCATCTGGCTCACAG GTTTGTCTGGTGCCGGGAAGACCACCATCAGCTTTGCCCTGGAAGAGTATCTCTTGTCCCACGCCATTCCCTGCTACTCTCTGGACGGAGACAACATTCGCCATGGCCTGAACAAAAATCTGGGCTTCTCCGCTGAAGACCGCGAGGAAAACATCCGCCGCGTGGCCGAGGTGGCCAAACTATTTGCTGATGCTGGGCTCGTTTGCATCACCAGTTTCATCTCTCCTTTTGCCAAG GATCGTGCTGAGGCGCGGAAGATCCATCTGGCCGCCGGACTTCCCTTTTTCGAGGTGTTCATCCACGCTTCCCTTGAGGTGTGTGAGGGCAGGGATGTGAAAGGACTCTACAAGAAGGCTCGTGCTGGAGAAATTAAAG GTTTCACTGGGATCGATTCAAATTATGAGCCGCCTGATGCACCAGAGCTCGTATTGAAAACCGGAGAGCTCTCGGTGAACGAGTGCCTCCGCCATGTGTTGGATCTGCTCAAGGAACAG AGCATTGTACCGAGCGAGTTCATGGAGGAGGTGAATGAACTCTTTGTTACGGAGAACAAGCTGAGTCTTGCTGTGGCTGATGCAAGCATGCTCCCCACCATCAGCATCACCAAG CTGGATCTGCAGTGGGTGCAGGTTTTGGCTGAGGGCTGGGCCAGTCCCCTGAAAGGCttcatgacagagagagagttccTCCAGGTGTTACACTTTGGAAGCCTATTGGATG ATGGGACCATCAACTTGTCCGTCCCCATCGTGCTGCCCGTCAGCACTGAGGTCAAGCAGGAGCTGGACGGCTGTGCGGCAGTCGCTCTGGAGTACCAGGGCCTGCGAGTGGCTATTCTCAGGAAACCAGAGTTCTACGTACATCGCAAGGAGGAACGCTGTGCCAGACAGTGGGGCACCACTTGTCCACAGCACCCGTACATTAAG ATGGTTATGGAGGGAGGTGATTGGCTGGTGGGCGGCCACCTGGAGGTGATGGAGCGAATCAAGTGGAACGATGGACTGGACCAGTACCGACTTACTCCACAGGAGCTCAAGCAGAGGTTCAAAGAGATGAAAGCAG ATGCTGTATTTGCATTCCAGCTGCGTAACCCCGTCCACAACGGCCACGCCCTTCTGATGCAGGACACCAAGCGCCGTCTGCTCGAGCGAGGATACAAGAATCCAGTCCTCTTGCTGCACCCGCTGGGCGGCTGGACCAAAGATGATGACGTGCCTCTGGATTGGCGCATGAAGCAGCATGCTGCCGTGTTGGAGGAGGGAGTTCTGGACCCAGCAAACACCATTGTTGCCATCTTCCCCTCACCTATGATGTATGCTGGACCCACAGAG GTGCAGTGGCATTGTCGATCCAGAATGATTGCAGGGGCAAACTTTTACATTGTCGGCCGAGACCCTGCAGGCATGCCTCACCCAGAGACCAAACAGGACCTATATGAACCCACCCATGGAAGCAAGGTCCTCACCATGGCCCCGGGCCTCACCTCTGTGGAGATCATCCCCTTCAGGGTAGCCGCCTACAACAAGACTAAGAAAGCTATGGACTTTTACGACAAAGAGCG ACACGCTGAGTTTGAGTTCATCTCCGGAACCAAGATGAGGAGCTTGGCTCGCAGCGGAGTGAACCCTCCTGAAGGTTTCATGGCCCCCCGGGCCTGGAAGGTGTTGGTGGATTACTACACCTCTCTTCACAAGGACAAGTAA
- the LOC133020327 gene encoding multiple inositol polyphosphate phosphatase 1-like has translation MPISPWKLVVVYLITIHGFSCCVRNDVFPEDNPRIPAIAKYFSTKGRYEEVNPHLIQDILAVNRSVLQPPFPQCREIHLTAIIRHGTRYPTAKNVKKMQKLYELVKSRASGQESWLREIKSQWTMWYTEDMDGRLVQKGVSDHKHLAVRLSKLFPSLVSEEKLRGGSIQFITSSKHRCVNSTLSFKAGLTELWDIRDQEFDHAVNDALMRFFDKCTRFLDEVDNSPTALAEMDKFKEGPEMRRVGQKIADRLGVPYNTVTADMAEAAFYMCAYEFAIKTVNSPWCRLFDEVDAQVMEYTNDLKQFWKRSYGYDINSKSSCILFHDVFSRLDKAANENQSGQQVTEAVTVQVGHAETLLPLITLLGFFKDSEALTSTNYATQTQRSFRTSHMLPYAANLLLVLYDCGGGDLRLQPLLNEKPVTFPGLADQQASLPLYQDVKGHYRELLQGCDFETECQLFKHPAEL, from the exons ATGCCGATCTCTCCATGGAAACTAGTTGTTGTTTACCTCATCACCATTCATggcttctcctgctgtgttcgtAACGatgtgtttccagaggacaatCCACGAATCCCCGCGATCGCTAAATATTTCAGCACCAAAGGCAGGTATGAGGAAGTGAACCCGCACCTCATCCAGGACATCCTCGCCGTCAACAGATCTGTCCTCCAGCCTCCATTTCCACAATGTCGCGAAATTCACCTGACGGCCATAATCCGCCACGGCACCAGGTACCCGACGGCCAAGAACGTCAAGAAGATGCAGAAGCTGTACGAGCTGGTGAAGAGCAGAGCTTCCGGTCAGGAGAGCTGGCTGCGGGAGATCAAGAGCCAGTGGACGATGTGGTACACCGAGGACATGGACGGCAGGCTCGTCCAGAAAGGAGTGAGCGACCACAAGCATCTGGCCGTGAGGCTGTCAAAGCTCTTCCCCTCACTGGTTTCAGAGGAGAAGCTTCGAGGTGGATCCATCCAGTTTATCACCAGCTCGAAGCACAGATGTGTCAACAGCACCTTGTCCTTCAAGGCAGGACTCACAGAGCTGTGGGACATCAGAG ATCAGGAGTTTGACCATGCAGTGAACGATGCGCTGATGAGGTTTTTTGACAAGTGCACCAGGTTTTTGGACGAGGTTGATAATAGCCCCACAGCCCTGGCAGAGATGGACAAGTTCAAGGAGGGACCAGAGATGAGGAGGGTCGGGCAGAAGATCGCAGACCGCCTCGGTGTCCCTTACAATACCGTCACAGCCG ACATGGCTGAAGCTGCCTTTTATATGTGTGCTTACGAGTTTGCCATCAAGACCGTGAACTCCCCCTGGTGTCGGCTCTTTGACGAGGTCGATGCACAG GTTATGGAGTATACAAATGATCTGAAGCAATTCTGGAAAAGAAGCTATGGCTATGATATTAACAGCAAGTCGAGCTGCATTCTCTTCCATGATGTATTCAGTCGACTGGACAAAGCTGCCAATGAGAACCA GTCTGGCCAGCAGGTGACTGAAGCCGTGACAGTGCAAGTCGGTCATGCTGAGACCCTCCTGCCACTGATCACTCTGCTGGGCTTCTTCAAGGACAGTGAAGCCCTGACATCAACCAACTACGCCACCCAGACCCAACGCTCCTTCCGCACCAGCCACATGTTGCCATACGCTGCTAACTTACTGCTGGTGCTGTACGACTGTGGCGGAGGCGACTTGAGACTGCAGCCGCTGCTCAATGAGAAGCCTGTGACCTTCCCTGGTTTGGCAGATCAGCAGGCCTCCCTGCCGCTCTATCAAGACGTCAAAGGGCACTACAGAGAACTGCTGCAAGGCTGTGACTTTGAGACCGAGTGTCAGCTGTTCAAACATCCTGCCGAGCTTTAG
- the LOC133020328 gene encoding multiple inositol polyphosphate phosphatase 1-like, whose product MKPRLWCIMLAFLWKSAGSYFFTILCCLLTYVSLADDPKIPAIAKYFNTKGRYEEVNKYLREDKLAVNRSMLQPPSAQCREIYLLAIIRHGTRYPTTGSIKEIQQLYDIVLHNASGEESWLREIKSQWTMWYTEDMDGRLVQKGVSDLKHLAVRLSKLFPSLVSEEKLRGGSIQFITSSKHRCVNSTLSFKAGLTELWDIKDQEFDHEVDDSLMRFFDKCSKFVQEVGNNSSAEAEVHKFKQGPEMRRVQEKIAGRLGVPHSLITQDMAEAAFYLCAYEFAIKEENSPWCQLFDEEDAKVMEYASDLREFWKRGHGYDINRKSSCILFQDVFRRLNHAATANESGQQVTEAVTVQVGHADTLLPLLTLLGFFKDSEALTSTNYASQNQRSFRTSHMLPYAANLLLVLYDCGGGDLRLQPLLNEKPVTFPGLEEQQASMPLYEDVKGHYRELLQGCDFETECQPLAEP is encoded by the exons ATGAAGCCTCGTCTTTGGTGCATCATGCTGGCTTTTCTTTGGAAATCCGCTGGCTCTTATTTCTTTACCATCTTGTGCTGTTTGCTCACCTACGTGTCTCTTGCAGATGATCCAAAAATACCGGCCATCGCCAAATACTTCAACACAAAAGGGAGGTATGAGGAAGTGAACAAGTATCTCAGAGAGGACAAACTCGCCGTCAACAGATCCATGTTACAACCTCCGTCCGCACAATGTCGTGAAATCTACCTGTTGGCCATAATAAGACACGGCACAAGATACCCGACGACCGGGAGCATCAAGGAGATTCAGCAGCTCTACGACATTGTCCTGCACAATGCCTCCGGCGAAGAGAGCTGGCTGCGTGAGATCAAGAGCCAGTGGACGATGTGGTACACCGAGGACATGGACGGCAGGCTCGTCCAGAAAGGAGTGAGCGACCTCAAGCATCTGGCCGTGAGGCTGTCAAAGCTCTTCCCCTCACTGGTTTCAGAGGAGAAGCTTCGAGGTGGATCCATCCAGTTCATCACCAGCTCAAAGCACAGATGTGTCAACAGCACCCTGTCCTTCAAGGCAGGACTGACAGAGCTGTGGGACATCAAAG aTCAGGAGTTTGACCATGAAGTGGACGATTCTCTGATGAGGTTTTTTGACAAGTGCAGCAAGTTCGTGCAGGAAGTTGGTAACAACTCGtcagcagaggcagaggtgcaCAAGTTCAAGCAGGGACCAGAGATGAGGAGGGTCCAGGAGAAGATTGCAGGACGACTCGGCGTCCCGCACAGCCTCATCACACAAG ATATGGCTGAAGCAGCATTTTACTTGTGTGCTTATGAATTTGCCATCAAGGAGGAGAACTCCCCGTGGTGTCAGCTCTTTGATGAGGAAGACGCAAAG GTTATGGAGTATGCAAGTGACCTGAGGGAATTCTGGAAAAGAGGCCATGGTTATGATATTAACAGAAAGTCGAGCTGCATTCTCTTCCAAGATGTGTTCCGCCGACTGAACCATGCAGCCACCGCTAATGA gtctGGTCAGCAGGTGACTGAAGCCGTGACAGTGCAGGTCGGTCATGCAGACACTCTCCTGCCTCTGCTCACCCTGCTGGGCTTCTTCAAGGACAGCGAAGCCCTGACATCAACCAACTATGCCTCTCAGAACCAACGCTCCTTCCGCACCAGCCACATGTTGCCGTACGCTGCTAACTTACTGCTGGTGCTGTACGACTGTGGCGGAGGCGACTTGAGACTGCAGCCGCTGCTCAACGAGAAGCCTGTGACCTTCCCTGGTTtggaggagcagcaggcctCCATGCCGCTCTATGAAGATGTCAAAGGGCACTACAGAGAACTGCTGCAAGGCTGCGACTTTGAGACAGAATGTCAGCCTCTTGCTGAACCTTAG